CTGGAGAAGCTGGTGGGCGACCAGTACATTCTGTGCCGGCAGGACCTGGACCAGCTGACGTACATCCGTGAGCTGCTCGGCATTCTGGACCGGCAGCGCCTGCTGGTGCGCAAGCTCGTGGAAGCCAGCCTGCTAAAGCAGTCGGACTATGCCCTGCTTAGCATTGAGGTAGAAACCCAGCAGCTGTTTCTGAACACCTACCGCACGGCTTATCACCGCGACCTGCTCGACCTGAATGTGCTGTGCGGGCTGGGCGACACCACGGAGGTGCAGCTGGCCCCGCCCAACCTGCCCCTGCGCCAGCGGACCCTGACCGGGCTGTCGGGCTTTGTGGAGCGCTACCGCCTCGATAGCCTGACGCTGGCCGCCAACCAGCAGGTGTTTGAGCTGCGCTACCGGCCCGTAGTCAATGCCTTCGCCAACGGCGGCCTGGAAGCCGTGTCATTTGCCGATATTCCGCAGCGGTTTGGGGTAAGCGCGGGCCTGAGCTTCAGTATGTTTCTGTTTGATGGCCACCAGCGCCAGCTGAGCCGCGACCGCACCACTGTGCTGCTCGAAACCACCCGCGCGTATCGCCGGAACTTTGCCATCGTTAACCCCGTGCGGCAGGAGCGCCTGCTTTATGAGCTGCGGGCCCTGGAGCAGCGTCAGCGGCTGGCTAATGAGCAGATTGCCAGCTACCGGCAGGTGCTCGACTCGTACAAGCGCGAGGTTATCGCGGGGCAGCTTTCGGTGGTAAACTACGTGCAGGTACTCAAAAACTACGCGGCAGCCGCCCGCGACCTGGTACTGCTGGAAAACAACCGCCTGCTGCTCATAAACGCTTACAACTACTGGACGTGGTAGGCTTACCATTCTTTGCCTAAACACAAAAAAGAACGTCATGCTGAGCTTGTCGAAGCATCTCTACCGCGCCATTGAATAGCCCGGATA
The sequence above is drawn from the Hymenobacter baengnokdamensis genome and encodes:
- a CDS encoding TolC family protein, which translates into the protein MRIVALVYLLCLGLARVGLGQPGAPAGPVRDLAFYLTQAQQNSPLSRDVQNQGRAIQLETERLRAFYTKAQGTLVANYTAVPVLSLDNGHPVLRYSADASSTKYIGYDVALSNGALYQGYAQLTQPLFNQKRFEAFAQQAQGLTLSQQNLSRLSLHDLEKLVGDQYILCRQDLDQLTYIRELLGILDRQRLLVRKLVEASLLKQSDYALLSIEVETQQLFLNTYRTAYHRDLLDLNVLCGLGDTTEVQLAPPNLPLRQRTLTGLSGFVERYRLDSLTLAANQQVFELRYRPVVNAFANGGLEAVSFADIPQRFGVSAGLSFSMFLFDGHQRQLSRDRTTVLLETTRAYRRNFAIVNPVRQERLLYELRALEQRQRLANEQIASYRQVLDSYKREVIAGQLSVVNYVQVLKNYAAAARDLVLLENNRLLLINAYNYWTW